The following are encoded in a window of Kitasatospora sp. NBC_01250 genomic DNA:
- a CDS encoding LLM class flavin-dependent oxidoreductase → MQFGIFSVGDVTTDPTTGRMPTEHERIKAIVAIALKAEEVGLDVFATGEHHNPPFVPSSPTTMLGYIAARTERLVLSTSTTLITTNDPVKIAEDFAMLQHLADGRVDLMLGRGNTGPVYPWFGQDIRQGIPLAIENYALLHELWREGTVDWSGRFRSPLQSFTATPRPLDDTPPFVWHGSIRSPEIAEQAAFYGDGFFANHIFWPKEHFQKLINLYRERYAHYGHGTPEQAIVGLGGQVFMRRNSQDAVREFRPYFDNAPVYGHGPSLEEFTEQTPLTVGSPQEVIEKTLTFRETFGDYQRQLFLMDHAGLPLKTVLEQLDLLGEEVVPVLRKEFAAGRPATVPDGPTHAARVTAAGTETLEAAK, encoded by the coding sequence GTGCAGTTCGGAATATTCAGCGTCGGGGACGTGACCACGGACCCCACAACCGGGCGGATGCCGACCGAGCACGAGCGGATCAAGGCCATCGTCGCCATCGCGCTCAAAGCCGAGGAGGTGGGCCTGGACGTCTTCGCAACCGGCGAGCACCACAACCCACCGTTCGTCCCGTCCTCGCCGACCACCATGCTCGGCTACATCGCGGCCCGCACCGAGCGCCTGGTCCTCTCGACCTCGACCACGCTGATCACCACCAACGACCCGGTGAAGATCGCCGAGGACTTCGCGATGCTCCAGCACCTGGCCGACGGCCGGGTCGACCTGATGCTCGGCCGGGGCAACACCGGGCCGGTGTACCCGTGGTTCGGTCAGGACATCCGCCAGGGCATCCCGCTCGCCATCGAGAATTATGCGCTGCTGCACGAGCTCTGGCGCGAGGGGACGGTGGACTGGTCGGGCCGCTTCCGCAGCCCGCTGCAGTCCTTCACCGCCACCCCGCGCCCGCTGGACGACACGCCGCCGTTCGTCTGGCACGGCTCGATCCGCAGCCCCGAAATCGCCGAGCAGGCCGCCTTCTACGGAGACGGCTTCTTCGCCAACCACATCTTCTGGCCCAAGGAACACTTCCAGAAGCTGATCAACCTCTACCGCGAGCGCTACGCCCACTACGGCCACGGCACCCCCGAGCAGGCGATCGTCGGCCTCGGCGGGCAGGTGTTCATGCGCCGCAACTCCCAGGACGCCGTGCGGGAGTTCAGGCCGTACTTCGACAACGCGCCGGTGTACGGGCACGGGCCCTCGCTGGAGGAGTTCACCGAGCAGACCCCGCTGACCGTGGGCAGCCCGCAGGAGGTCATCGAGAAGACGCTGACCTTCCGGGAGACCTTCGGCGACTACCAGCGACAGCTCTTCCTGATGGACCACGCCGGCCTGCCGCTGAAGACCGTCCTGGAGCAGCTCGACCTGCTGGGCGAGGAGGTCGTCCCGGTGCTGCGCAAGGAGTTCGCCGCGGGCCGGCCCGCCACCGTCCCCGACG
- a CDS encoding glyoxalase: MPVRLSLRLLTAVTAVTALAFATAPSAPAASATGRPGIAVGPQYDSTHVYVAPGTMDSFISSWESTFGGTNTTQVLADVTPTPSLTKSELVLSPVGTLSVFDYQTPVPYPFGVERTGWLVTDLDRGVHKAEADGAVTVVTPFADPIGRDAIVQFPGGIDAQLYWHTKAPSYPALASVPENRLYLPSGAAASFLHSYLAFTGGTVVSDDRHAPGAELGLPGTTYRRIRISSPFGDTSVAVTDGHLPYPFGRESTGYAVNDLTATLAKARSAGATVLWGPSASAGRDSAMVQFPGGYIAEIHDAGPRS; encoded by the coding sequence ATGCCCGTCCGCCTGTCCCTGCGCCTGCTGACCGCGGTCACCGCCGTGACCGCGCTGGCCTTCGCCACCGCACCGTCAGCCCCTGCGGCGTCCGCCACGGGACGCCCCGGCATCGCCGTCGGCCCCCAGTACGACTCGACACACGTCTATGTGGCACCCGGCACGATGGACTCGTTCATCAGCAGCTGGGAGTCGACCTTCGGCGGCACCAACACCACGCAGGTCCTCGCCGACGTCACCCCGACACCGAGCCTGACCAAGTCCGAACTCGTCCTCTCCCCGGTCGGCACGCTGTCCGTCTTCGACTACCAGACGCCCGTCCCCTACCCGTTCGGCGTCGAGCGCACCGGCTGGCTCGTCACGGACCTGGACCGCGGTGTCCACAAGGCCGAGGCGGACGGGGCGGTCACGGTCGTCACGCCGTTCGCCGACCCGATCGGCCGCGACGCGATCGTGCAGTTCCCCGGCGGCATCGACGCACAGCTGTACTGGCACACCAAGGCGCCCTCGTATCCGGCGCTGGCGTCCGTCCCGGAGAACCGGCTGTACCTGCCGAGCGGCGCGGCGGCCTCCTTCCTGCACAGCTATCTGGCCTTCACCGGCGGCACGGTGGTCTCCGACGACCGGCACGCACCCGGCGCCGAACTCGGCCTGCCCGGCACCACCTACCGACGGATCCGGATCAGCTCGCCGTTCGGCGACACCTCGGTCGCGGTCACCGACGGGCACCTGCCCTACCCCTTCGGACGCGAGAGCACCGGCTACGCCGTGAACGACCTCACCGCGACCCTCGCCAAGGCCCGGTCCGCCGGCGCGACCGTGCTGTGGGGGCCGTCCGCCTCCGCCGGGCGCGACAGCGCGATGGTGCAGTTCCCCGGTGGCTACATCGCCGAGATCCACGACGCCGGCCCCCGGTCGTGA
- a CDS encoding YoaK family protein, whose translation MTPTQAESTMSTAQIRDRHPLALALFALTAVSGLIDAVSYLGLGHVFTANMTGNVVVIAFALVGTPGFSVAGSLTSLAAFLLGSVLAGRLALRHPDARRVRWLRAALLAETALQGAATAVAFTSSGGRAREEALIALLAVAMGLRNGTVRKLGVPDLTTTVLTLTLTGLAADSSLAGGDNPRLGRRLYAVLAMLAGAAPGAALVIHGHLAWTLLASTVLVAAITVGYRERD comes from the coding sequence TTGACCCCCACCCAGGCAGAGAGCACCATGAGCACCGCCCAGATCCGCGACCGCCATCCGCTGGCCCTGGCCCTGTTCGCGCTGACCGCGGTGAGCGGCCTGATCGATGCCGTGAGCTACCTGGGTCTCGGCCACGTGTTCACCGCGAACATGACCGGGAACGTGGTGGTGATCGCGTTCGCCCTGGTGGGCACGCCCGGCTTCTCCGTCGCGGGCTCGCTGACCTCGCTCGCGGCCTTCCTGCTGGGCTCGGTGCTGGCCGGCCGCCTGGCGCTCAGGCACCCCGACGCCCGCCGGGTGCGCTGGCTGCGCGCCGCGCTGCTGGCCGAGACGGCGCTGCAAGGCGCGGCGACCGCCGTCGCGTTCACCTCCAGCGGCGGGCGGGCGCGCGAGGAGGCGCTGATCGCGCTGCTGGCCGTCGCCATGGGCCTGCGCAACGGCACCGTCCGCAAGTTGGGTGTGCCGGACCTGACGACGACGGTGCTCACCCTCACCCTGACCGGCCTGGCCGCGGACTCCTCACTGGCCGGCGGCGACAACCCCCGGCTGGGCCGACGCCTCTACGCCGTCCTGGCGATGCTCGCAGGCGCCGCGCCGGGCGCCGCGCTCGTCATCCACGGACACCTCGCGTGGACCCTGCTGGCCAGCACGGTCCTGGTCGCCGCGATCACGGTCGGCTACCGCGAGCGCGACTGA
- a CDS encoding amidohydrolase has product MSSMPVAGLRPGHPDHAADLVVRNAKVYTGDPLRPRASAVAIRAGLITAVGNDADVIPRIGPGTRVVDALGRRAVPGLNDSHLHVIRGGLNYVLELRWDGVPTLRQALAMLRSQAERTPPGQWVRVVGGWSADQFAERRLPTLAELNAAAPDTPVFVLHLYQSALMNRAALRAAGFDRNTPDPAGGQIVRGHDGRPTGMLLAAPGALLLYSTLAKAPTLDEAEKAASTRHFLRELNRFGLTSAIDAAGGFQSFPENYGTVMQLAQQGELTLRIAYHLFPQTAGQELDDLARWVATVRPGDGDAWLRLNGAGENLTWAAADFENFTEPRPELGPYEAGFEQAVRLLMEHGWGFRLHASYDETIRRDLAVFEKLAAEGLFPDGNRWLFDHAETVSPASLDRIAALGGAVSVQNRMSFQGEAFVRRYGAAAAAEAPPVRAMLERGLTVGAGTDATRVSSYNPWVALHWLVSGRAVSGRTLRPAAGRLSREEALELYTLGGARLTGEQNVKGRLRVGCYADLAVLSADYLTVEEADIAHIESVLTVVGGRIVHSAQEHEGIAPELPAVVPLWSPVARFGGYQATPAPSLTGVRQAGLVVEAAAASDEQRDWRQARGQLLPGRSGPALDDPCFF; this is encoded by the coding sequence ATGTCGAGCATGCCTGTGGCCGGGCTCCGCCCCGGCCACCCCGACCACGCCGCCGACCTGGTGGTACGCAACGCCAAGGTGTACACCGGCGACCCGCTGCGCCCACGGGCGAGCGCGGTCGCGATCCGCGCCGGTCTGATCACCGCCGTCGGGAACGACGCCGACGTCATACCCCGGATCGGCCCCGGGACCCGGGTGGTCGACGCGCTCGGGCGACGCGCCGTCCCCGGCCTCAACGACTCGCACCTGCACGTCATCCGGGGCGGTCTCAACTACGTGCTGGAGCTGCGCTGGGACGGCGTGCCGACGCTGCGGCAGGCGCTGGCCATGCTCCGGTCCCAGGCCGAGCGCACCCCGCCGGGCCAGTGGGTGCGGGTGGTCGGCGGCTGGTCCGCCGACCAGTTCGCCGAGCGCCGACTGCCCACCCTGGCCGAGCTGAACGCCGCCGCACCCGACACCCCGGTCTTCGTCCTGCACCTGTACCAGTCGGCGCTGATGAACCGGGCGGCACTGCGGGCCGCCGGGTTCGACCGCAACACCCCCGACCCGGCGGGCGGCCAGATCGTCCGCGGCCACGACGGGCGGCCGACCGGCATGCTGCTCGCCGCCCCCGGCGCCCTGCTGCTGTACTCCACACTGGCCAAGGCGCCGACCTTGGACGAGGCCGAGAAGGCCGCGTCCACCCGGCACTTCCTGCGTGAGCTCAACCGCTTCGGGCTCACCTCGGCGATCGACGCGGCCGGCGGCTTCCAGAGCTTCCCGGAGAACTACGGCACCGTCATGCAGCTTGCGCAGCAGGGCGAGTTGACGCTGCGGATCGCCTACCACCTCTTCCCGCAGACCGCCGGACAGGAGCTGGACGACCTGGCCCGCTGGGTGGCCACCGTCCGCCCCGGCGACGGGGACGCATGGCTGCGCCTCAACGGCGCCGGGGAGAACCTCACCTGGGCGGCGGCGGACTTCGAGAACTTCACCGAGCCGCGCCCCGAACTCGGCCCGTACGAGGCCGGGTTCGAGCAGGCCGTGCGGCTGCTGATGGAGCACGGCTGGGGATTTCGACTGCACGCCAGCTACGACGAGACGATCCGCCGCGACCTGGCGGTCTTCGAGAAGCTCGCCGCCGAGGGCCTCTTCCCGGACGGGAACCGGTGGCTCTTCGACCATGCCGAGACGGTCTCCCCCGCGAGCCTGGACCGGATCGCCGCGCTCGGCGGCGCCGTCTCGGTGCAGAACCGGATGTCCTTCCAGGGCGAGGCGTTCGTGCGCCGCTACGGCGCCGCGGCGGCGGCCGAGGCGCCGCCGGTGCGGGCGATGCTGGAACGCGGGCTCACGGTCGGCGCGGGCACCGACGCGACTCGGGTCTCCTCCTACAACCCGTGGGTGGCGCTGCACTGGCTGGTCTCCGGGCGCGCCGTCAGCGGACGCACGCTGCGACCGGCGGCCGGCCGGCTCAGCCGCGAGGAGGCGCTGGAGCTCTACACCCTGGGCGGCGCCCGCCTCACCGGCGAGCAGAACGTCAAGGGCCGTCTGCGGGTCGGCTGTTACGCCGACCTCGCAGTGCTCAGCGCCGACTACCTGACGGTGGAGGAGGCCGACATCGCGCACATCGAGTCCGTCCTCACCGTGGTCGGTGGCCGCATCGTGCACAGCGCGCAGGAGCACGAGGGCATCGCCCCCGAGCTGCCGGCCGTGGTCCCGCTGTGGAGCCCGGTGGCGCGCTTCGGCGGCTACCAGGCCACCCCCGCGCCCAGCCTGACCGGCGTCCGGCAGGCCGGGCTGGTGGTCGAGGCGGCGGCCGCCTCCGACGAGCAGCGCGACTGGCGGCAGGCGCGCGGGCAACTGCTTCCAGGGCGGAGCGGGCCGGCTCTCGACGATCCGTGCTTCTTCTGA
- a CDS encoding alpha/beta fold hydrolase, with translation MPFLTVGEENSHPVNLYFEDHGSGRPVVLIHGWPLNGASWEKQVAALLAAGNRVITYDRRGFGASDKPASGYDYDTFAGDLDAVLTHLDLRDVVLVGFSMGTGEVTRYLGAYGSERVAKAVMLGVVPPFLLKTDDNPDGVDGIVFEEIQGAIRADRPAFLAGFLADFYNVDVLGGERVSDQVVQYSWNVGVAASAKATLDCVPAWLTDFRADLPRIDVPVLIIHGDADRTLPLRSTAIPLSRSIAGARLVVLEGAPHGLIWTHADEVNKELLAFIGD, from the coding sequence ATGCCCTTCCTCACGGTCGGCGAAGAGAACTCCCACCCCGTCAACCTGTATTTCGAGGATCACGGCTCCGGTCGGCCCGTCGTGCTCATCCACGGCTGGCCGCTGAACGGGGCGTCCTGGGAGAAGCAGGTGGCCGCGCTGCTCGCCGCCGGCAACCGGGTGATCACCTACGACCGCCGCGGGTTCGGTGCCTCCGACAAGCCGGCCTCCGGCTACGACTACGACACCTTCGCGGGTGATCTCGATGCCGTACTGACCCACCTCGACCTGCGGGACGTCGTCCTGGTCGGCTTCTCCATGGGCACCGGAGAGGTCACCCGCTACCTCGGCGCCTACGGATCCGAGCGCGTCGCCAAGGCGGTCATGCTGGGCGTCGTCCCGCCGTTCCTGCTGAAGACCGACGACAACCCCGACGGCGTGGACGGCATCGTCTTCGAGGAGATCCAGGGCGCCATCCGCGCCGACCGCCCGGCCTTCCTCGCGGGCTTCCTCGCCGACTTCTACAACGTGGACGTGCTCGGCGGCGAGCGGGTGAGCGACCAGGTGGTGCAGTACAGCTGGAACGTCGGCGTCGCCGCGTCCGCCAAGGCCACCCTGGACTGCGTCCCGGCCTGGCTCACCGACTTCCGCGCCGACCTGCCCAGGATCGACGTCCCCGTACTGATCATCCACGGCGACGCGGACCGCACCCTGCCGCTGCGCTCGACCGCGATCCCGCTCTCCCGGAGCATCGCGGGCGCCCGCCTGGTGGTACTGGAGGGCGCCCCCCACGGGCTGATCTGGACACACGCCGACGAGGTCAACAAGGAACTCCTCGCCTTCATCGGCGACTGA
- a CDS encoding hydrolase — MVDFDYVHAAPSSDLLTPDNSMMLFVDHQPQMFFGTGSGDRSAIINATVGLAKAARVFDVPVVLSTVAAESFSGPILPQLKAVFPDHEVVDRTSMNAWEDAALVEAVKATGRSKIILSGLWTEVCLVLPALSALDQGYEVYVVSDASGGVSPLAHEHAVQRMTAAGAVPVTWVQVLLELQRDWARTETYLPVMDVVKEHAGAYGLGVVYAQTMINEHAAG, encoded by the coding sequence ATGGTCGACTTCGACTACGTGCACGCCGCCCCCAGCTCGGACCTGCTGACGCCGGACAACTCGATGATGCTCTTCGTCGATCACCAGCCGCAGATGTTCTTCGGCACCGGCAGCGGCGACCGCTCGGCGATCATCAACGCCACCGTCGGCCTGGCCAAGGCCGCACGCGTCTTCGACGTCCCGGTGGTGCTGTCCACGGTGGCCGCCGAGTCCTTCTCCGGCCCGATCCTGCCGCAGCTGAAGGCGGTCTTCCCCGACCACGAGGTGGTCGACCGGACCTCGATGAACGCCTGGGAGGACGCGGCCCTGGTCGAGGCGGTCAAGGCCACCGGGCGCAGCAAGATCATCCTTTCCGGCCTGTGGACCGAGGTCTGCCTGGTGCTGCCTGCCCTGTCGGCGCTGGACCAGGGCTACGAGGTGTACGTGGTCTCGGACGCCTCGGGCGGGGTCAGCCCGCTGGCCCACGAGCACGCCGTGCAGCGGATGACGGCGGCCGGTGCGGTGCCGGTGACCTGGGTGCAGGTGCTGCTGGAACTGCAGCGCGACTGGGCCCGCACCGAGACGTACCTGCCGGTCATGGACGTGGTCAAGGAGCACGCCGGGGCCTACGGCCTGGGCGTCGTCTACGCGCAGACCATGATCAACGAGCATGCGGCCGGCTGA
- a CDS encoding DoxX family membrane protein produces the protein MNTGLLLLRLVAGLLVAGHGVQKVSFHLGGRGLAGGTAEFRQDGFRGGVFTALTAGGSQIGAGLLLAAGLLTPLAAAGAMGVMTVALTVKRPHGLWVQNDGYEYPLVLVAIGAALSATGPGDWSLDAPLGLLPWPAWWLPLAILAGVGGGLATRLALHRR, from the coding sequence GTGAACACAGGTCTCCTCCTGCTCCGACTGGTCGCCGGTCTGCTGGTCGCGGGTCATGGTGTGCAGAAGGTCAGCTTCCACCTGGGCGGTCGGGGGCTGGCCGGCGGCACCGCGGAGTTCCGTCAGGACGGCTTCCGTGGCGGGGTGTTCACGGCGCTCACCGCTGGGGGCAGCCAGATCGGGGCCGGTCTGCTGCTCGCGGCCGGCCTGCTCACGCCGCTGGCCGCCGCGGGGGCGATGGGTGTGATGACGGTCGCGCTGACCGTCAAGCGCCCGCACGGGCTATGGGTGCAGAACGACGGCTACGAGTACCCGCTCGTGCTGGTCGCGATCGGTGCCGCGCTGTCCGCAACGGGGCCCGGCGACTGGTCGCTCGACGCCCCGCTGGGTCTACTGCCCTGGCCCGCGTGGTGGCTGCCGCTGGCCATCCTGGCCGGCGTCGGCGGCGGCCTGGCCACCCGCCTTGCCCTGCACCGGCGTTGA
- a CDS encoding DUF1931 family protein — protein MGVSKFERFFRAAAGLDVNKNDLKRYNDFLDAKLYDLFLIGTANAKANERDIIEPQDLPVTKGLQESIHAFRKLEEGIELRPLLDQLAARPALGMEAAEDTQQRLPDLAGGLSVALARALKTIARDTRRPSTDQWDEAFELFDLLI, from the coding sequence ATGGGTGTTTCCAAGTTCGAGCGCTTCTTCCGCGCTGCCGCCGGCCTCGACGTCAACAAGAACGACCTCAAGCGCTACAACGACTTCCTGGACGCCAAGCTCTACGACCTCTTCCTCATCGGCACGGCCAACGCCAAGGCCAACGAGCGGGACATCATCGAGCCGCAGGACCTCCCCGTCACCAAAGGCCTGCAGGAGAGCATCCACGCCTTCAGGAAGCTGGAGGAGGGCATAGAACTGCGCCCGCTGCTCGACCAGCTCGCAGCCCGCCCCGCCCTCGGCATGGAGGCCGCCGAGGACACCCAGCAGCGGCTGCCCGACCTGGCCGGCGGCCTCAGCGTCGCCCTCGCCCGCGCCCTCAAAACCATCGCCCGCGACACCCGCCGCCCCTCCACGGACCAGTGGGACGAGGCCTTCGAGCTCTTCGACCTGCTGATCTGA
- a CDS encoding FAD-dependent oxidoreductase translates to MPTPTADVHGAYPQLTDDQIAILRPCGQVRQVREGEQLFRAGEPSEEFFVVLSGTVAVVEGQDDPQHVIQLHGPHSFLGELGVLEGQTAFVSAVVNRPGEVLTVGSAALRDLLSREPALGDVILRAYLLRRTMLAGTGTGFRIIGSAFSPDTRRLLEFAARNRLPHRWADVEKDTHAEALLTRLGIAPEETPIVVWHDYRVLRNPSNVELAQVIGLRTGTAAKAVCDLLVVGAGPGGLAAAVYGASEGLSTVVLDAVATGGQAGTSSRIENYLGFPAGISGMELAERAVVQATRFGARIDVPAEAAGLEQRDGANVVRLTEGGTVAAHSVVVATGARYRRLTVPGVERFEGLGVHYAATLWEARTCRLDAVAVVGGGNSAGQAALFMARESPAVHLLVRGEDLGHSMSRYLIDRIERHPRIHVRLHTEVQEVTGEDRVEALVVQDNRTREQQVLAARALFVFIGARPATAWLAAAVTLDRRGFIPTGQHVDQVAADLWKPLARAPLALETGLPGVFAVGDVRSGSVKRVASAVGEGAMAVRLAHEHLGEVRPPATP, encoded by the coding sequence ATGCCGACTCCGACGGCCGACGTCCACGGCGCCTACCCGCAGCTGACGGACGACCAGATAGCGATCCTGAGACCGTGCGGACAGGTACGGCAAGTCCGCGAGGGGGAACAGCTCTTCCGGGCGGGCGAACCCAGCGAGGAGTTCTTCGTCGTCCTCAGCGGCACGGTGGCCGTGGTCGAAGGCCAGGACGACCCACAGCACGTCATCCAGTTGCACGGTCCGCACAGTTTCCTCGGCGAACTCGGCGTACTGGAGGGCCAGACCGCCTTCGTCAGCGCAGTGGTGAACAGACCCGGCGAGGTGCTGACGGTGGGTTCGGCCGCTCTGCGCGACCTGCTCAGCCGCGAACCCGCGCTCGGCGACGTGATCCTGCGGGCGTACCTGCTGCGCCGCACGATGCTGGCCGGCACGGGGACGGGCTTCCGTATCATCGGCTCCGCCTTCTCCCCCGACACCCGGCGGCTGCTGGAGTTCGCCGCCCGCAACCGCCTCCCTCACCGCTGGGCGGATGTGGAGAAGGACACCCACGCCGAGGCGCTGCTGACGCGTCTTGGGATCGCTCCGGAGGAGACCCCGATCGTTGTGTGGCACGACTACCGGGTGCTGCGCAACCCCTCCAACGTCGAACTCGCCCAGGTGATCGGGCTGCGGACCGGAACCGCCGCGAAGGCCGTCTGCGACCTGCTCGTGGTCGGCGCCGGCCCTGGGGGCCTGGCCGCCGCGGTGTACGGCGCCTCCGAGGGGCTCTCCACCGTCGTCCTGGACGCGGTGGCGACCGGCGGCCAGGCCGGTACGTCCTCCCGGATCGAGAACTACCTCGGTTTCCCTGCCGGGATCTCCGGCATGGAGCTCGCCGAACGCGCCGTCGTACAGGCCACCCGGTTCGGCGCCCGGATCGACGTCCCCGCCGAGGCCGCCGGACTCGAACAGCGCGACGGGGCCAACGTGGTGCGGCTCACCGAGGGCGGCACGGTCGCCGCCCACAGCGTGGTGGTGGCCACCGGCGCTCGCTACCGGCGACTGACCGTCCCCGGCGTCGAACGGTTCGAGGGGCTCGGGGTCCACTACGCCGCCACCCTGTGGGAGGCACGGACCTGCCGCCTTGACGCGGTGGCCGTTGTCGGCGGCGGCAACTCCGCCGGCCAGGCAGCCCTGTTCATGGCGCGCGAGTCGCCCGCTGTCCATCTGCTGGTCCGCGGCGAAGACCTGGGCCACAGCATGTCCCGCTATCTGATCGACCGGATCGAGCGGCACCCCCGGATCCATGTCCGACTGCATACCGAGGTCCAAGAAGTCACCGGCGAGGACCGGGTCGAAGCCCTCGTCGTCCAGGACAACCGCACCCGCGAGCAGCAGGTGCTGGCGGCCCGCGCCCTGTTCGTCTTCATCGGCGCGCGCCCCGCCACCGCCTGGCTCGCAGCCGCCGTCACCCTGGACAGGCGCGGCTTCATTCCGACCGGGCAGCATGTGGACCAGGTGGCAGCGGACCTCTGGAAGCCCCTGGCCCGCGCCCCACTCGCCCTGGAGACCGGCCTGCCGGGGGTCTTCGCCGTCGGCGACGTCCGCAGCGGCTCGGTCAAGCGGGTGGCCTCCGCAGTCGGCGAGGGCGCCATGGCCGTCCGCCTGGCGCACGAGCACCTCGGGGAGGTGAGACCACCCGCCACTCCATGA
- the trxA gene encoding thioredoxin, whose amino-acid sequence MSASPQGRPDRDGRDDTADGAETSVRTVACPSCGRTNRVPAAAQGSPRCGNCRAALPWIAEAGDADFGEVAEQASLPVLVDLWATWCGPCRMVSPALEQVAKDLAGRIKLVKVDIDTSPALARRFEVQAVPTLLILDHGRPIARQTGAAPANALRRWVDESLSTSHGPADPASRRP is encoded by the coding sequence ATGAGCGCTTCTCCCCAAGGCCGCCCCGACCGCGACGGCCGTGACGACACCGCCGACGGCGCCGAGACCTCGGTGCGGACGGTCGCCTGCCCCAGCTGCGGCCGGACCAATCGCGTACCCGCCGCGGCGCAGGGCAGCCCGCGCTGCGGGAACTGCCGGGCTGCGCTGCCGTGGATCGCCGAAGCGGGCGACGCCGACTTCGGGGAGGTCGCCGAGCAGGCGAGCCTGCCGGTGCTCGTCGACCTCTGGGCCACCTGGTGCGGTCCCTGCCGCATGGTGAGCCCGGCCCTCGAACAGGTCGCCAAGGACCTGGCCGGCCGGATCAAGCTGGTGAAGGTCGACATCGACACGTCGCCCGCCCTGGCCCGTCGGTTCGAGGTCCAAGCCGTACCCACCCTGCTGATCCTCGACCACGGCAGGCCCATCGCCCGCCAGACCGGCGCCGCGCCCGCGAACGCGCTGCGCCGATGGGTGGACGAGTCGCTGTCGACGTCGCACGGACCGGCCGATCCCGCCTCCCGGAGGCCGTGA